A region from the Pogoniulus pusillus isolate bPogPus1 chromosome 13, bPogPus1.pri, whole genome shotgun sequence genome encodes:
- the NLRC3 gene encoding NLR family CARD domain-containing protein 3 translates to MEEPMVQKHLESLQSFYGKGLETDHLQRLTSLLLVEGLTDIQQKEHDILQLEATKGLQNGSKSIPLEKLFLPLSKVSIPPRISVTIGVAGIGKSTLVKLFVHSWAKGEISKDIAFVLPLTFRELNTHEKLSAERLLCLASPHAAEHGCSSAGAARTLLILDGLDEFKTPLDFSNAVVCTDPKKELQVDNLITNIIRGNLLQEASVWVTSRPAAAGQIPGGLVDRMTEIRGFRAAEMKDFLEQMFPESRDVSSRVLWHIRANRSLHALCTVPGFCRISGSSIGYYLKISAHRPQETATGPRTLSELYSYYFKMALSGDWPEKPREPLRIEQAVSSSRKVVGSLGRLAFCGLLRRKHVFYEQDMKACGVELWVLQSSLCGRLLLRDEAQSFTAYCFSHSTLQEFLAALYYYTAAKRALFDLFTESSVSWPKLGFLSHFRSAVQRALQAEDRHLDIFVRFLSGLLSPQVNKLLSGWLVAKDEHNSFRSQAISFLQGCLNTNYAISSRVVNTMHCLHEIQHTEIAKTVEEAMKNESLAGMLTPVNCSALAYLLQVSDVCMEETNLSNCLTYNVCKSLLSQLLFCHSLRLDNNQFKDNVMELLGSMLSVKDCRIQKLSLAENQIGNKGAKALARSLMVNRSLMVLDLRSNCVGPAGARALADALKKNQVLLSLNLQHNAISEDGASFLAEALLTNHRLMTLHLQKNAIGAHGARKVAEALKQNCSLKELILSSNSVGDSGSVALAEALKVNHTLQSLDLQSNSISSTGVGALTAALCSNKGLTSLNLRENSISKEGGPAIAHALRTNSTLRKLDLAANLLCDEGGKAIGLAMAENRALTSLHLQWNFIQASAATALAQALQSNASLARLDLQENAIGDQGTAALAAALEVNTSLAQLHLQVASVGAAGAQALAKALMVNKSLQILDLRGNNIGVAGAKALAHALKANRSLRHLDLQENSLGMDGAIFIATALRGNHSLTYVNLQGNRIGQAGAKTISDAIRTNAPDCVVDV, encoded by the exons ATGGAAG AAcccatggtgcagaagcaccTGGAGAGCCTCCAAAGCTTCTatgggaaaggcctggagacaGATCATCTGCAGCGGCtcaccagcctgctgctggtggaagGCTTGACGGATATCCAGCAGAAGGAACACGACAtcctgcagcttgaggccacgaAAGGCCTGCAAAATGGATCTAAGAGCATCCCTCTGGAGAAGCTCTTCCTGCCTCTCTCCAAGGTCAGCATCCCACCTCGGATCTCTGTCACCATCGGAGTGGCTGGGATTGGCAAAAGCACTCTGGTGAAGCTCTTTGTCCACAGCTGGGCAAAGGGGGAGATCAGCAAGGACATCGCCtttgtgctgcccctcacctTCCGGGAGCTGAACACCCACGAGAAGCTGTCTGCTGAGCGGCTGCTCTGCTTGGCCTCCCCCCACGCCGCCGAGCacggctgcagctcagctggggcTGCCAGGACCCTGCTGATCCTCGACGGCCTGGACGAGTTCAAGACTCCTTTGGATTTTTCCAACGCTGTGGTATGCACCGACCCCAAAAAGGAGCTCCAAGTGGACAACCTCATCACCAACATTATACgtggcaacctgctgcaggaggcctcTGTCTGGGTGACGTCGCGGCCGGCGGCGGCCGGCCAGATCCCGGGTGGGCTCGTGGACCGCATGACAGAAATCCGAGGCTTCAGAGCGGCCGAGATGAAGGACTTCCTGGAGCAGATGTTCCCCGAGAGCAGGGACGTGTCCAGCCGAGTCCTCTGGCACATCAGGGCCAACAGGTCCTTGCACGCCCTGTGCACCGTGCCCGGCTTTTGCCGCATTTCTGGCTCCTCCATCGGTTATTACCTAAAGATCAGCGCCCACCGCCCCCAGGAGACGGCCACCGGCCCCAGAACCCTCTCAGAACTCTACTCCTATTACTTTAAAATGGCCCTGAGCGGCGACTGGCCCGAGAAGCCTCGCGAACCGCTGAGGAttgagcaggcagtgagcagcagcaggaaggtggtgggcagcctgggcaggctggccTTCTGCGGGCTGCTCAGGAGGAAGCACGTCTTCTACGAGCAGGACATGAAGGCCTGCGGCgtggagctgtgggtgctgcagagcagcctgtgcgGCAGACTGCTGCTCAGGGACGAGGCGCAGTCCTTCACCGCCTACTGCTTCTCCCACTCAACGCTGCAGGAGTTCCTGGCAGCCCTCTACTACTACACGGCTGCCAAGCGGGCGCTGTTTGACCTCTTCACCGAGAGCAGCGTGTCCTGGCCCAAGCTGGGCTTCCTCAGCCACTTCAGGAGCGCTGTCCAGAGGGCTCTGCAGGCGGAGGACAGGCACCTGGACATCTTCGTGCGCTTTCTCTCCGGGCTCCTCTCGCCGCAGGTGAACAAGCTGCTCTCCGGGTGGCTGGTGGCAAAGGATGAGCACAACAGCTTCAGGAGCCAGGCCATCAgcttcctgcagggctgcctgaACACCAACTATGCCATCTCCTCGCGGGTGGTGAACACCATGCACTGCCTCCACGAAATCCAGCACACAGAGATCGCCAAGACCGtggaggaggccatgaagaacGAGAGCTTGGCTGGGATGCTCACCCCCGTgaactgctctgccctggcttaCCTCCTGCAGGTCTCTGATGTCTGCATGGAGGAGACCAACCTCTCCAACTGCCTCACCTACAACGTCTGTAAAAGCCTGCTCTCCCAGCTCCTCTTCTGCCATAGCCTCAG gctggaCAACAACCAGTTTAAGGACAACgtgatggagctgctgggcagcatgCTGAGTGTGAAGGACTGCCGGATACAGAAGCTCAG cttgGCGGAAAATCAGATTGGCAACAAGGGAGCCAAGGCCTTGGCCAGGTCCCTGATGGTGAACAGGAGCCTGATGGTGCTGGA CCTGAGGAGCAACTGTGTCGGCCCCGCCGGAGCCAGAGCCCTGGCTGATGCGCTGAAGAAGAACCAAGTCCTGCTCTCCCTAAA cctgcagcacaatGCCATCAGTGAGGATGGTGCCAGCTTCCTGGCCGAGGCCCTGTTGACCAATCATAGGCTGATGACCTTGCA cctgcagaagaatgcCATTGGAGCCCACGGTGCCAGGAAGGTGGCCGAGGCACTGAAGCAGAACtgcagcctgaaggagctgat ACTCTCCAGCAACTCGGTGGGAGACAGTGGCTCGGTTGCCTTGGCTGAAGCTCTGAAGGTGAACCACACTCTGCAAAGCCTTGA TCTGCAGAGCAACTCCATCAGCAGCACCGGGGTCGGCGCCctgacagcagctctctgctccaaCAAGGGACTCACCAGCCTCAA cctgcgaGAGAACTCCatcagcaaggagggaggcCCTGCCATCGCCCACGCCCTGCGGACCAACAGCACCCTTAGGAAGCTGGA CTTGGCAGCCAACCTGCTGTGTGACGAGGGTGGCAAGGCCATCGGTCTGGCCATGGCAGAGAACCGGGCGCTCACCTCCCTCCA cttgcagTGGAACTTCATCCAGGCCAGCgctgccacagccctggcacaagcACTACAGTCCAACGCCAGCCTGGCCAGACTTGA CTTGCAGGAGAACGCCATCGGTGACCAGGGCACGGCCGCCCTCGCTGCTGCGCTGGAGGTCAacaccagcctggcacagctcca cctgcaggtggCTTCAGTTGGTGCAGCTGGTGCCCAAGCCCTGGCAAAAGCCTTAATGGTCAACAAGAGCCTGCAGATCCTGGA CTTGAGAGGAAACAACATCGGTGTGGCAGGGGCCAAGGCCTTGGCCCATGCACTGAAGGCCAACCGCAGCCTGCGCCACCTCGA cctgcaagaGAACTCCCTGGGCATGGATGGAGCCATCTTCATCGCCACCGCGCTGAGGGGCAACCACAGCCTCACCTATGTGAA cctgcaggggaACCGCattgggcaggctggagccaagACGATCTCGGATGCCATCCGCACCAACGCCCCCGACTGCGTGGTGGACGTGTGA